The Longimicrobiaceae bacterium genomic interval GAGGAAGTGCGTCGCCAGGAGGGGGACGTCCTCGCGGCGCTCGCGCAGCGGGGGGACGTGGATCTCCACCGTGTTCAGGCGGAAGAGCAGGTCCTCGCGGAAGCGCCCCTCGGCCACCGCCTGGGCGAGGTCGGTGTTGGTGGCGGAGAGCACGCGCACGTCCACCTTCCGGGTGCGGGAGGTGCCCACGCGCTGGAACTCGCCGGTCTGCAGCACGCGCAGCAGCTTGGCCTGCTGCTCCGGCGGCATGGTGCCGATCTCGTCCAGGAAGAGCGTCCCCCCGTCCGCCAGCTCGAAGGCGCCCACGCGGTCCGCGCGGGCGTCGGTGAAGGCGCCCTTCACGTGCCCGAACAGCTCGCTCTCGAACACCCCCTCGGCGATAGCCCCGGCGTTGACCGTGACCAGCGCCCGCCCGGCGCGCCCGGAGACGGCGTGCAGCCAGCGGGCGACCACGTCCTTCCCGGTGCCGTGCTCGCCGGTGATGAGCACGTGCGCGTCGGAGGGGCCGATGCGCTCCATCATCCGCAGCACCGGCTGCATGGCGCGCGACTCGGCGATCATGGCGGGGCGGCCGTCGCTGCGCAGGCGCGAGTTCTCCTGCTCCAGCCGCTGCGTGCGCCGCAGGGCGCGCCCCAGCTCCACCTGCGAGCGGAGGATGGCGAGGAGGCGCGCGTTGTCCCACGGCTTCTCCACGTAGTCGCGGGCGCCGCGGCGCATGGCCTCCACCGCCCCCTCCACGCTCCCCCACGCGGT includes:
- a CDS encoding sigma-54 dependent transcriptional regulator, with product MHSPTHDPPRILVADDQPDVLEALRLLLKGEGFRIETASSPAGILAAVRDRELDVVLMDLNYARDTTSGREGLDLLGELQAMDATLPVVVMTAWGSVEGAVEAMRRGARDYVEKPWDNARLLAILRSQVELGRALRRTQRLEQENSRLRSDGRPAMIAESRAMQPVLRMMERIGPSDAHVLITGEHGTGKDVVARWLHAVSGRAGRALVTVNAGAIAEGVFESELFGHVKGAFTDARADRVGAFELADGGTLFLDEIGTMPPEQQAKLLRVLQTGEFQRVGTSRTRKVDVRVLSATNTDLAQAVAEGRFREDLLFRLNTVEIHVPPLRERREDVPLLATHFLHRQADAYRKHLTGFEPEAMQALLSYPWPGNVRELEHTIERAVLLAEGPLIAPEDLTLRGRRSASAGAGAATLEEMPLEEVERVLIRKALERHAGNVSQAAEALGLSRSALYRRLQRYGL